In a single window of the Rhodamnia argentea isolate NSW1041297 chromosome 2, ASM2092103v1, whole genome shotgun sequence genome:
- the LOC115738588 gene encoding lysine-specific histone demethylase 1 homolog 3, with translation MTREERISSARKKEKFEICFDSDDDEPIGSLLKLKKSRKSKRVKSGLDDLSEEGKKHGAVEEKSLLVEDLGGMDDTLASFKRKLKGPKRERRSSVVSSVSSDAVELLEFPSKENMDDGIADTVELVVEKVQEAGGDGSHKRVGKERKGREKRIKFDPTMKMVEDQKKSYDDDSKDLEPQHDSLEEENRQAVLGKGPDDLANGLLEDSMSSFFTGAQSGDLGFIQKKGRHTADHGLCYQSDGVPSDFLGAEVGKHQAAHFLKELLAKDQKHTDRTCLNSGSASDECGIVENESFSENVNHASSFIEDGNNLPVSFFSPLGGPSSDACGSSKLGEGPGACLTGAQVDDVGSAPVEKAVLEMETIKHGLKHCSTGKTCTSVVDIDGSCKTLSVTKTKEETHGMGQGESTRGFADVSCGDQLGVSISGLGEEIVELSINERVSNVVCPSTSNDALQCNPGYVSKWISQEPPESRIEIEEAAVSKISSDVSQSTSDHTQPHSSPRDTCKGTPFPSQDYISTAGITTRASVIPTCQYEKDNDPEDNRDSSGKDTKLSAMQRELRKARKHRHGDMAYEGDAEWETLMNGQGFLENHQVGGIVRSYRSRGKPDLSSNGGAVAVSVGLRARAAGPFEKIKFKEFLKRKGGLQEYLECRNGILTLWSKDASNILSLVDCGVAESPSDNEPARASLIREIYAFLDQSGYINTGVSTAKQRATSNVGQNDEVMGEKDFEKIGGVSIAPGKQRAKLSVEPNYEISGEKNLEKISRVSFADMGGKISTALGQFKISETCMEANDSVGMISDESSKSEILECQSLNSRMLQSPRDTKIDCLDNLHSGNDLTDADLPKKSDIDVVPADQSSKAMEFSLEPAMASESVEYPDSVKCVSNVPAGHLDCSLDAGKRIIVIGAGPAGLTAARHLRRQGFSVTVLEARSRLGGRVYTDRSSLSVPVDLGASIITGVEADMDTERRPDPSSLVCSQLGLELTVLNSDCPLYDVVTGQKVPADLDETLEAEYNSLLDDMVLVVAQNGERAMQMSLEDGLEYALRRRRMAQLGTDIGESELQNSSLINLKARTDSGVPDDSSLKEDILSPLERRVMNWHFAHLEYGCAALLKEVSLPYWNQDDIYGGFGGAHCMIKGGYSAVIESLAKDLNIHLNHIVTDISYGTNQSGSIDGDSYRVKVSTSNGHEFLGDAALVTVPLGCLKAETIKFLPPLPPWKQSSIKHLGFGVLNKIVLEFTEVFWDDTVDYFGATAEETNCRGQCFMFWNVKKTVGAPVLIALLVGKAALDGQCMTSPDHVGHAVMVLRKLFGEASVPDPVASVVTDWGRDPFSYGAYSYVAIGASGEDYDILGKPVDNCLFFAGEATCKEHPDTVGGAMMSGLREAVRIMDILSTGNDYRAEVEAMEAAQRQSDNERDEVRDIIKRLEAVEISSYRYKNSLEGDYILSREALLQELFFNTKATAGRLHVAKALLRLPVETLKSFAGTKEGLNTLNSWILDSMGKDGTQLLRHCVRLLVLVSTDLLAVRLSGIGKTVKEKVCVHTSRDIRAIASQLVSVWLEVFRKEKASLKSKSIRDLSAGRLPVRTQLVGYDAKGNTQVLPTITGIKKVKSNPAKLEIINDSRSESNSSRSRGSVERPDRIMVGNEKMVMSEEEKAALAAAEAARAAALAAAEAYASSEAKWRTMLQLPKIPSFNRFARREQYAQMDESELQRKWPGGVLGRQDCTSEIDSRNCRVRDWSVDFPPFINLERTRMSVENISQQSHSNDIANNLNFRENSGESVAVDSSIYTQAWVNASGSVEGKDYHAIERWQSQAAAAESDAFLPNMHVKDEEDSNSLPRPIARKRDGVANESSLSQITVNKDSNENQHRGADRIKQAVVDYVATLLMPLYKARKIDREGYKSIMKKTATKVMEQATDAEKAMSVPEFLDFKRRNKIRAFVDKLIERHMAAKPVVKP, from the exons AGGAGAGGATTTCGAGTGCtaggaagaaggagaagtttgagatttgtttCGATTCGGATGACGATGAACCCATCGGGTCACTgctcaaattgaaaaagtcGCGAAAAAGCAAGAGGGTTAAGTCGGGGTTGGATGATCTCAGTGAAGAAGGTAAAAAACATGGGGCTGTTGAAGAGAAGTCGCTGCTTGTTGAGGATTTGGGGGGCATGGATGATACGCTGGCGAGCTTTAAGAGGAAGTTAAAAGGTCCAAAGAGAGAGCGCAGGAGTTCTGTGGTAAGCAGCGTTTCTTCAGATGCGGTGGAGCTGCTGGAATTTCCCTCAAAAGAAAACATGGATGATGGGATTGCGGACACAGTGGAATTGGTGGTGGAAAAGGTTCAAGAGGCTGGTGGCGATGGATCTCATAAGAGggttggaaaagaaaggaagggtAGAGAAAAGAGGATTAAATTCGATCCAACCATGAAAATGGTTGAggaccaaaaaaagtcctatgATGATGATTCTAAAGATTTGGAACCCCAGCATGATTCACTAGAAGAAGAGAATCGTCAAGCTGTTCTAGGAAAAGGTCCTGATGATTTAGCCAATGGTCTGTTGGAAGACTCAATGTCATCATTTTTCACGGGGGCACAATCTGGTGACCTCGGTTTTATTCAGAAAAAGGGGAGACATACTGCAGATCATGGGCTCTGCTACCAGTCTGATGGTGTTCCCTCAGATTTTCTTGGTGCAGAAGTTGGAAAACATCAAGCTGCTCACTTCTTGAAGGAACTTCTAGCCAAGGACCAGAAACATACAGATAGAACATGTCTGAATTCTGGTTCAGCGTCGGATGAATGCGGCATTGTAGAAAATGAGAGCTTTAGTGAAAATGTCAATCATGCTTCTAGCTTTATAGAAGATGGAAATAACTTACCTGTTAGTTTCTTTTCGCCCCTAGGCGGACCTTCCTCTGATGCTTGTGGCTCGAGCAAACTGGGTGAGGGGCCCGGTGCATGTTTGACGGGTGCTCAAGTCGATGACGTCGGTTCAGCTCCTGTGGAAAAGGCTGTGTTGGAAATGGAAACCATCAAGCATGGGCTAAAGCACTGTTCTACGGGGAAGACATGCACTTCAGTGGTGGATATCGATGGGTCGTGTAAAACTCTGTCTGTGACAAAAACGAAGGAAGAGACACATGGAATGGGTCAGGGTGAATCCACTAGAGGATTTGCCGATGTATCATGTGGAGACCAATTGGGCGTTTCCATTTCGGGCCTTGGAGAAGAAATTGTGGAGCTTTCAATCAATGAGAGAGTATCAAACGTTGTATGTCCAAGTACATCGAATGACGCTCTACAGTGTAACCCCGGATATGTTTCGAAGTGGATATCTCAAGAGCCACCTGAGAGCCGTATAGAGATTGAAGAAGCTGCTGTGTCAAAAATCAGTTCGGATGTTAGTCAGTCTACGTCCGATCATACTCAGCCTCACTCATCACCTCGTGACACCTGTAAAGGAACTCCCTTTCCTAGTCAGGACTATATTTCAACTGCAGGAATAACTACCAGGGCATCTGTTATCCCTACTTGTCAGTACGAGAAGGACAATGATCCTGAAGATAATCGCGATTCGAGCGGCAAAGACACTAAGCTCTCAGCTATGCAGCGTGAACTACGCAAGGCCAGAAAGCATAGGCATGGAGACATGGCTTATGAGGGAGATGCTGAATGGGAGACTCTAATGAACGGGCAAGGTTTTCTTGAAAACCATCAGGTTGGGGGTATTGTCCGTTCATATAGAAGCAGAGGGAAGCCTGATTTATCTTCAAATGGTGGTGCTGTAGCAGTTTCCGTAGGACTAAGAGCTCGAGCAGCTGGTCCGTTCGAGAAGATTAAATTCAAGGAGTTCTTGAAACGAAAAGGCGGTCTTCAGGAATATCTAGAATGCAG GAATGGGATCTTAACTCTTTGGAGCAAAGATGCTAGCAATATATTGTCTCTTGTGGACTGTGGAGTTGCAGAATCTCCCTCAGACAATGAACCAGCTCGAGCTTCTTTAATTAGAGAGATATATGCTTTTCTTGATCAGAGT GGTTATATCAATACTGGAGTTTCTACAGCTAAGCAGAGAGCAACATCAAATGTGGGCCAAAATGATGAGGTTATGggtgaaaaagattttgaaaagatCGGCGGGGTGTCCATTGCTCCAGGTAAGCAGAGAGCCAAATTAAGTGTTGAACCAAACTATGAAATCTCGGGTGAAAAAAATCTTGAGAAGATCAGCAGGGTGTCTTTTGCTGATATGGGGGGCAAGATTTCCACTGCACTTGGTCAGTTCAAGATATCTGAAACTTGTATGGAGGCAAATGACAGCGTAGGAATGATTAGTGACGAAAGTTCCAAATCAGAAATCTTGGAGTGCCAGAGCCTTAATTCAAGGATGTTGCAGTCACCCCGTGATACAAAAATTGATTGCCTGGACAACCTTCACTCTGGAAACGATTTGACTGATGCAGATTTGCCAAAGAAGTCAGATATAGATGTTGTACCTGCTGATCAGTCTTCCAAAGCTATGGAATTCAGTTTGGAACCTGCTATGGCTTCAGAATCAGTGGAGTATCCTGATTCTGTTAAATGTGTCTCAAATGTTCCGGCAGGGCATTTGGATTGCAGTTTGGATGCTGGAAAGAGGATAATAGTTATAGGAGCAGGTCCTGCCGGCTTAACAGCTGCACGACATTTGCGCCGCCAAGGTTTTTCAGTGACCGTGCTTGAGGCTAGGAGTCGGTTAGGTGGTCGAGTTTACACCGATCGTTCGTCTCTTTCTGTTCCTGTTGATCTTGGCGCTAGCATCATTACCGGTGTTGAAGCTGATATGGACACTGAAAGAAGACCAGATCCTTCCTCATTGGTCTGTTCTCAGTTGGGCCTTGAATTGACTGTGTTGAACAGTGATTGCCCTCTCTATGATGTTGTAACAGGTCAGAAGGTTCCTGCTGATCTTGATGAAACCTTGGAAGCTGAATACAACAGTCTTCTAGATGATATGGTATTGGTCGTTGCACAAAATGGGGAACGTGCTATGCAAATGTCACTCGAGGATGGATTAGAATATGCACTTAGGAGGCGCCGAATGGCACAACTAGGAACAGATATCGGAGAAAGTGAACTGCAGAACTCTTCACTTATCAATTTAAAAGCTAGGACTGACAGTGGAGTTCCTGATGATAGTTCTTTAAAGGAGGACATATTGAGTCCCCTTGAAAGAAGGGTGATGAATTGGCATTTTGCCCATTTGGAATATGGTTGCGCCGCATTGCTGAAGGAAGTGTCCCTTCCATATTGGAATCAAGATGACATATACGGAGGATTTGGGGGAGCTCACTGTATGATAAAAGGGGGTTATAGTGCTGTCATTGAGTCCCTTGCCAAAGACCTCAATATACATCTAAATCACATAGTAACGGACATTTCCTATGGCACCAACCAGAGTGGGTCAATCGATGGAGACTCTTACAGAGTTAAGGTTTCCACTTCAAATGGCCATGAGTTTTTAGGAGATGCTGCTCTGGTGACAGTACCCCTTGGGTGCTTAAAAGCTGAGACCATTAAGTTTCTCCCTCCATTACCTCCATGGAAACAGTCTTCCATTAAGCATCTTGGTTTTGGAGTCCTGAATAAAATAGTTTTGGAATTCACAGAAGTATTTTGGGATGATACTGTGGATTATTTTGGAGCAACTGCAGAGGAAACCAATTGCAGAGGGCAGTGCTTCATGTTCTGGAATGTCAAGAAAACTGTTGGAGCTCCTGTGCTTATAGCCCTGTTGGTTGGGAAGGCTGCGCTCGATGGTCAATGTATGACGTCACCTGACCATGTAGGTCATGCTGTTATGGTTCTTCGTAAACTGTTTGGAGAGGCATCGGTTCCTGATCCAGTTGCATCTGTTGTCACTGACTGGGGTAGGGATCCTTTTAGTTATGGTGCTTACTCCTATGTTGCGATTGGAGCATCTGGAGAAGATTATGACATCTTGGGTAAACCAGTGGATAACTGCTTATTTTTTGCTGGTGAAGCCACCTGTAAGGAGCATCCTGACACTGTTGGTGGTGCAATGATGAGTGGACTTAGGGAGGCTGTTCGAATCATGGACATATTGAGTACTGGCAACGATTACAGAGCAGAAGTGGAGGCAATGGAAGCTGCACAAAGGCAATCTGACAATGAAAGAGATGAAGTCAGGGACATAATCAAGAGGCTGGAGGCAGTTGAAATCTCGAGTTACCGTTACAAGAACTCCTTGGAAGGTGACTATATCCTTTCCAGGGAAGCTTTGCTGCAGGAGTTGTTTTTCAACACTAAAGCCACTGCTGGAAGACTGCATGTGGCAAAGGCACTACTACGCCTTCCTGTTGAAACCTTGAAGTCGTTTGCTGGCACCAAAGAAGGGCTTAACACACTTAACTCATGGATACTG GATTCAATGGGAAAGGATGGGACCCAACTCCTGCGTCACTGTGTTCGCCTTCTGGTTCTTGTCTCCACTGATCTTCTTGCAGTGCGTCTGTCAG GTATTGGAAAAACTGTGAAGGAGAAAGTCTGTGTGCATACGAGCCGTGATATACGAGCTATAGCGAGTCAACTGGTTAGTGTATGGCTTGAAGTCTTTCGCAAGGAAAAAGCTTCTTTGAAGAGTAAATCTATCAGGGATCTTTCTGCTGGGAGGCTACCTGTGCGGACGCAACTCGTTGGTTACGATGCTAAAGGAAACACGCAAGTTTTGCCTACTATTACAGGcattaaaaaagtgaaaagcaACCCAGCCAAGTTAGAAATCATTAACGACTCAAGATCGGAAAGCAATTCGTCAAGGTCGAGAGGGTCAGTGGAGAGACCCGATAGAATTATGGTTGGGAATGAAAAGATGGTCATGTCTGAGGAAGAGAAGGCTGCCTTAGCTGCTGCTGAAGCAGCCCGTGCTGCGGCACTGGCAGCTGCCGAG GCATATGCATCTTCAGAAGCAAAGTGGAGGACAATGTTGCAGCTCCCCAAGATACCCTCATTTAACAGGTTTGCTCGAAGGGAGCAGTATGCTCAGATGGACGAATCTGAACTTCAGAGGAAGTGGCCTGGTGGTGTTTTAGGGAGACAAGATTGCACATCTGAAATAGACTCTAGGAATTGCAGAGTTAGGGATTGGTCTGTCGATTTCCCTCCTTTTATTAACCTTGAAAGGACAAGAATGTCAGTAGAAAACATATCGCAACAGAGCCATTCAAATGATATTGCGAACAATTTGAACTTCAGAGAGAACTCTGGAGAAAGTGTGGCAGTAGATAGTAGCATATATACACAAGCGTGGGTAAATGCATCTGGAAGTGTGGAGGGTAAAGATTATCACGCCATTGAAAGATGGCAATCTCAAGCAGCTGCAGCGGAATCTGATGCCTTCCTACCAAATATGCATGTAAAGGATGAGGAGGACTCAAATTCTCTTCCGAGACCGATTGCCCGTAAGCGTGATGGGGTTGCTAATGAGAGCTCTCTATCACAGATTACTGTAAACAAAGACTCGAATGAGAATCAGCATCGAGGAGCAGATCGAATTAAACAGGCAGTGGTAGATTATGTTGCTACTTTGCTCATGCCCCTTTATAAAGCCAGAAAAATTGATAGGGAGGGATACAAGTCTATAATGAAGAAAACTGCAACAAAG GTCATGGAGCAAGCTACAGATGCAGAGAAAGCAATGTCAGTTCCAGAGTTTCTTGATTTCAAGCGTCGGAATAAG ATCCGTGCTTTTGTGGACAAATTGATTGAGAGACATATGGCGGCTAAACCAGTTGTGAAACCATGA